GGCGGTGGAGCAGGCAAAATACGCGATCAGTGCTGGAATGGAAACGGATCTGGAGAGCGGGCTGAACATTGAAGCGGAAGCATACGAGCAAACCATTCCAACCTATGACAGAAGAGAAGCGCTCCTCGCCTTTTCCGAAAAACGCACTCCCGAATTTATGGGCAAGTAAAGGAAAGGTATTGACAGAAGCGAACATTTCATTGTCAAATGGAGGATAATAGAGCGCTTAACTTTTGACAGAGAGTAGTGAATGCAATGAACAGCACCATCAACACGAGATCGATGATCTTTACGTTATACGGAGACTACATCCGCCATTACGGCAATGAAATATGGATCGGCAGCCTGATCCGCCTCCTCAAGGAATTCGGGCACAACGAACAGTCCGTCCGCGCCGCCATATCAAGAATGAACAAGCAAGGCTGGGTCACATCCAAAAAAATCGGCAACAAAAGCCACTACTTTTTAACCGAACGCGGCTCCATCCGCATGGAGGAAGCAGCCAAGCGAATCTTCAAGCTCAGCCCCGATCAATGGGACGGCAAATGGAGGCTCTTCATCTACTCAATCCCGGAAGAAAAGCGCGCCATCCGCGACGAACTGCGCAAAGAACTCGTCTGGAGCGGATTCGGAACCATGGCCAACAGCTGCTGGGTATCCCCAAACGAACTGACAAAAGAAGTCTATGCCCTCATGGACAAATATGAAATCCGTCCATACGTTCACTTTTTCGTATCCCAATACGACGGGCCCCATGAAAACAAAAAGCTCGTCGAAGAATGCTGGGACCTGAACGAAATCAACAACCGCTACGAAGCCTTCATCGCCGAATACAGCCAAAAATACATCATCGACAAAAACAAAATTCAAAAAGGCGAAATGACCGACGCCGAATGCTTCGTCGAACGCACAAAGCTCGTCCACGAATACCGCAAATTCCTATTCAGCGACCCGGGTCTCCCTGAGGAACTGCTGCCGGAAAAATGGCTAGGCAGCCACGCCGCCTCCCTCTTCAGCAGCTACTACAGGGAACTCGCCGAACCCGCAAGCCGCTTCTTTGAAGAGGTATTCCAAGAGGGCAATGAGCTGACCAACAAGGACTCCGAATATGACGTGTTTCAGCATCCTTTGCTGGTGGAGGAGAAGTAGGGCGGGCGACAGTTAACAACTCTGCTTGCACTGACCCTCAGCGCAGCAACGCGCCGGGGGAATGAGCAAGGAGCGGACGAACCCTTATCCCAGCTGACTTGGAAAGAAGGGGGGACGGAGGTTTCGTGCTTTAGCAGGGCGGGGGTCAGTGCAGTGCACTGACCCTCAGTATAGTAACGCACTGGGGGAACAAGCATAGAGGGCGCCAACCCTTATCCCAGCTGACTTGAACAGCAGGGGGGACGGAGGTTTCGCGCTTTAGCAGAGCGGGGGTCAGTGCAAAAAGTTTCCGCGCACTCTGTAAATACAGTAAACACACGGTGCCAGTCCCCACAATCTTCACCGCAGCGGGGGACAGAGGGGCTGCCCTTTTAAGCCTTGCACAGCAAGGGATTGAAGAATAGGTGCCATAGCTTTATCTCACTAACAGACAGCGGGTCAGGTACGGTGTCAGTCCCCACAATCTTCACCGCAGCGGGGGACAGAGGGGCTGCCCTTTTAAGCCTTGCACAGCAAGGGATTGAAGAATAGGTGCCATAGCTTTAGCACACTAATAGAGCGCGGGTCAGGCACCCCCTCCGCCGTCACCCAAAATGTAAGCGTTACCAAACTAATAAAGGAGCACCCACCATGAACAAACTATGCAAAATCTTAAATATCGAAGTCCCCATCATCCAAGGCGGTATGGGGAACATCAGCAATGCTCAGCTGACTGCGGCTATTTCTGAGGCTGGTGCACTTGGGACGATTGGGGCGGGTACCCGCTCGCCCGATGAAGTGGAAAGGATCATACTGGAGACGAAGGAGCGGACGGTCCGCCCTTTTGCTGTGAATATTGCTCTTTCGGTGTCCGGGCATGCAAAGGAAATTGCCGGGCTGATTGTTAAGCATAAGGTGCATGCTGTATCGCTTTCTGCCGGGAATCCGGCTCCGTTCACGCCTTACTTTAAGGAGAACGGAGTAAAGGTGCTGGCGGTAACGGCATCTGTGAAACAGGCGAGGAAGGCAGAGGCAGGAGGAGCCGATGTGGTAATTGGAGAAGGGTATGAGGCGGCAGGCTTGAATTCCCCTTTGGAAACGACGACGCTTACCCTGATTCCGCAGCTGGTGGATGCTGTACAGATTCCGGTGGTGGCTGCCGGCGGGATCGGCGATGGCAGAGCCCTTGCGGCAATGCTTGCCCTTGGAGCGGAAGGAGTTCAGATGGGGACGCGTTTTATTGCGACGAAGGAAGCGCCGTTTTCTCCTCTTTATAAAGAGCGTCTTCTTGAGGCGGATGATGCGGGGACGATGATTATTGGCCGTTCAGTTGGCCGGGTGAGAAGGGTCCTGAAAAATTCTTACACGGGCTTGATCATCGAACGGGAGCGCGAGGGGATGACACTTGAAGAATACAATAAGCAAACAAATGAGGATTTCCATATTGCTGGTGCCATACATGGCAATGAACAAAAGGGGTATTGGAACAGCGGCCAAATTGCCGGGCTGATAAAAGAAGTTCCTTCAGTAAAGGATTTAATCTTGGGTATGAAGGAAGAAATGGAGCGAACAATCGGCCGCCTGGGTGCCTATCGGGTGGAGTCTAAGAGTGCGGAATGAGAATTTTCAATATTCTAAAAATAGATTGACGGGCTAATTTCCTGATGATACCATTACGGTGAAATAACGAAGTTCATATTTTCGGCACGCGATTTTCAATTTTTTTCAAAAAGAGCTGTACATTAAAGGGGGATCTTAATGGGGAAGAAAACGAAAGTTTGGCTGGGTATGGCAGTGGCAGCCGGTCTGATGCTAAGCGGCTGCGGAAATAAAGAAGGCGCTTCTGGAGAAACAGGCGGTGACGGTGCGGGCAAAACGTATAAAATCGGTGTTACCCAGATTGTCGAGCATCCATCCTTGGATGATGCGTATAAAGGATTCAAAAAAGCGCTCGAGGATAAAGGGATTAAAGCTGAATTTGATGTGAAAAATGCCCAGGGCGATGCCAGTACGAATACGACGATCGCCACGACCCTGGTGAGCCAGAAGCCCGATCTCATCTTTGCGAACTCCACACCAAGCTCCCAGGCAGCATTAAGTGCTACGAAAGATATTCCGATCATCTTCAGCTCTGTAACAGATCCGGTCGGAGCTGAGCTGGTCGCCTCTCTTGATAAACCCGGCAGCAATGTAACGGGCACCATTGATTCTCACCCTGAAGCCATTCCAAGTACAATGAAATTCATAAAAGAAGAGCTTGGCGGCAAAAAAGTAGGCATGCTCTACAATGCCGGCGAGCAGAACTCTGTATCCCAGGTTGAATCCGTTAAAAAAGTGATGGGGGAATTGGGCCTTGAACCGGTCACTGCCTCTGTATCCACAACCGCAGATGTGAAGCAGGCTGCTGAATCACTAGCCGGAAAAGTGGATGCCTTTTATATCGTTACCGATAACACGGTGATTTCAGCCATTGAGTCTGTTGTCTCCGTTTCAAATGACAAAAAAATCCCGCTGCTGACGGCAGATCTCGATTCCCTCAAACGGGGAGCTTTCGCGGCATATGGATTCCAATACTATGATATTGGATATCAGGCAGGCGAAATGGCTGCGCAGGTTCTTGAAGGCAAGAAACCAGGTGAAATTCCAGTTGAGGTGCCAGGCAAGCTGAAGCTGATGATGAATAAAAAAGCAGCGGAAGCCATGGGAATCAAAATCAAGCCGGAATGGGACAAAATGGCGGAATATACGGAATAACAGTTAGGGGCGATTCAACATGTTTTCTGCATTATTCGGTTCAGTAGAATTGGGCATTATTTATGCAATTATGGCGCTTGGTGTCTATCTTTCCTTCAGGGTACTGGATTTTCCCGACCTGACCGTGGACGGAAGCTTTGTGACGGGTGCCTCTGTGGCAGCCGCCATGATTGTCCTGGGATTTAATCCAGTTGCTGCGACCGCTGCCTCGATTGCGGCCGGCTTCGCAGCGGGATGTATGACAGGGGTTCTGCATACGAAAGGAAAAATCAATCCGCTTCTTTCGGGAATACTCATGATGATTGCCCTGTATTCGATTAATCTGCGGATTATGGGAACGACGTCAGAAACGTCAATCGGGGTTCCGAATATCCCTCTGCTAAACTCGGAAACGATTTTCACAGCCATCTCTGATTTTACAAAGAATATCGGCATTGACGCTCCTCTGAACAGCCTGCTTTCAAGTGTAGGGCTCGGAGGCAGTCTCCCTTCCGGATGGGGCATCCTCCTGTTCATGCTGATTGTTACATTTTTCATTAAATGGCTGACAGACCGCTTCCTTAAGACAGAAACAGGCCTGGCGATTCGGGCAACCGGAGACAATCAGCGGATGATCCGGAGTTTTTCAGCCAATACGGACTCCCTGATCATTTTGGGGTTGGGGCTATCAAATGCGCTGGTCGCCCTGTCCGGAGCGCTCGTTGCCCAATATGCCAAGTTTTCGGACATCGGCATGGGGATCGGGATGATTATTATTGGTCTCGCATCTGTCATTATCGGCGAAGCCATATTCGGAACAAAAACGATTGCGAGAACGACGCTTGCCGTTATTGGCGGGGCGGTCATCTACCGCATCGTGATCAGTCTTTCTCTTCAAGTCGAAGGGCTTGATACCGGTGATCTGAAGCTCATTACCGCCGTGATTGTTATTTTTGCCCTCATCATGCCAAAGGTGATGGAGCAGCGCCGCCAGAAGAAACGCAAAGCGCGGAGATACAAAGAACGGATGCAAGACCTTCACGGTGTAAATGGAGAGGGGGAGGCCATTGCTGCATCTAAAGCAGATTAACAAAATTTTTAATGAAGGAACACTCGATGAGAAAATCGCCCTCGATTCAATTAATCTATCATTGGAGAAAGGCGATTTTGTTACCATCATCGGTAGCAATGGAGCCGGTAAATCAACGGTCATGAACGTGATTTCCGGCGTCCTGCCGCCCGATACCGGTATCGTTGAAATTGAAGGGAAGGATGTAACCGCGCTTCCTGAATATAAGCGCTCCAAACTGATCGGTAGGGTTTTCCAGGACCCGATGGCAGGAACCGCGCCTTCTATGACTATTGAGGAAAATCTGGCGATGGCTTATTCGAGAAACAAAAAACGGGGGTTTGGAACCGCGGTTACAAAAAAACGCCGTGACTTTTTTAAAGAGTCGCTAGAATCGCTGCATCTTGGCCTTGAGGATCGCATGAATGCGAAAGTCGGCATGCTCTCCGGGGGGGAGAGACAGGCGCTCTCCCTGCTGATGGCGACCTTTACAGAGCCTTCGATTCTTTTGCTGGATGAGCATACGGCAGCACTGGATCCGTCCAGAGCGGAGCTCATTACTAATTTAACAAGGGAAATTGTCAGCAAATACGAACTGACGACGCTTATGGTGACCCATAATATGCAACAGGCGCTGGACCTTGGCAACCGGCTGATTATGATGGATAAAGGGCAGATTATTTTATCAGTGGACGAAGAGAAGAAAAAAGAGCTGACCATTGAAAAACTAATGAGCGAGTTTCAAAGAATACGGGGCGAGCAGATGGCCAATGACCGGGCGCTGCTGAATGCATAAAAGGAAGGAGTAAAATCCTTCTTTTTTTTGATTGAAAATTATATAACGAAATGATAAGATTGCGTTAAATAAACGTTATTAACAATTATTGTAATATTATGTCGAATTCAGCTTGTAAAGGCGGGGTTAGATGAAAAAAGGAATGGAGCTAGGCTGCCAGGCTGTCTGCGAAGTGATGGTTACACCGGATATGTTCGCTCAATTTGAGGGGAAGGTTGTTCATCCCGTCTATTCCACTGTCTCGATGGTACACAGTATGGAGTGGGCATCGAGGAAGATCATTCTTCCTTTTTTAGAGGATTGGGAAGAGGGGATGGGAGCCTCGGTAAAACTGAAGCACATTGCGCCTGCGGGTGAGGGGTCGCTTGTACGGGTGGTCGCAACGCTTGTGAAAAAAGAGAGAAACCTGGTTTACACGGATGTTGAAGCGTATACGAATAACAGGCTTATTGGAAAGGGAGAAGTGGTTCAGGTCATCCTGCAGAAGGAAGAAATCTCTTCAAAAATTCAGCAGGCTCTTGAGGGAGGAAGAAAATGAAAGCGTTTACTTTATTGGAGGAACGGGGGACAGCGGGAATGGATGTATTCGCTAAAATCAGCGGACACGAGCAAGTGGTGTTCTGCAACGATCCCCATACAGGGTTAAAAGCGATTATCGCGATACATAACACAACTCTCGGACCGGCACTTGGCGGATGCAGAATGCTGCCATATGCCAATATAGATGAAGCGATGAATGATGTTCTGCGGCTATCCAAAGGCATGACCTATAAATGTGCAGCAGCGGATGTGGATTTCGGCGGGGGGAAATCTGTTATTCTCGGGGATCCGCTGACAGACAAATCACCGGAAATGTTCCGGGCTTTCGGGCAGTTTGTCGAATCGCTGAAGGGCCGGTTTTATACAGGAACGGATATGGGTACCACACCGGAGGATTTCGTTCATGCCTCGAAGGAAACACGTTGCATCGTGGGCATTCCTGAAGAATACGGCGGCAGCGGCGACTCCTCGGTTCCGACTTCACTCGGAGTTATTTATGGCATTAAGGCCACGAATAAAGCGGTTTGGGGAGATGATGCGCTTCAGGGAAGAACGTATGCCATTCAGGGGCTTGGTAAGGTCGGCTTCAAGGTGGCGGAGCGTCTTCTTGAGGAAGGGGCAGATGTCTTTGTGACCGACATTAACGAAGCGGCGATCGAGCTGCTGAATCAAAAAGCAAAAGGGCTTCCGGGGTCGGTCAGAGTGGTAAAGGGTGACGAAATTTATGCAGTGGATGCTGATGTTTTTGTTCCGTGTGCCCTTGGAGGAATACTTAATGATCATACAATCGGGATGCTGAAGGTGAAGGCGGTAGCGGGCTCTTCCAATAATCAGCTCGAAAGGGAGGAGCACGGCGGGGACCTTTGGAGAAGGGGGATCCTTTATGCCCCGGATTACATCGTGAATGCCGGAGGACTGATTCAAGTGGCCGATGAGCTGTACGGCCCGAATAAGCAGCGGGTGCTGACGAAAACAAAAGCCATTTACACCTCCCTTTTAGAGGTCTACAAGCATTCCGAGGACCGGAGCATTTGTACAGCAGAAGCCGCGGATCTTTTCTGTGAACAGCGGATTGAAGCAAGAAAGAATCGCAGCAGCTTTTTTACGGCAGATCAGAAACCGAAGTGGAACGTTAAACGATAACGCGGAGGGGAAAGCATGGAAAACGGATTTGAAATGATTCAGATTATGGATGAAAACGGGAATCTTGTAAACGAGGAATTTAAATCCTATATCTCAGAGTCTCTTACAAAGGAAATGTATGAAAAAATGATTCTCGTACGGACGTTTGACCGGAAAGCGATATCCCTCCAGCGGCAGGGGCGGCTTGGCACGTATGCGCCGTTTGAAGGCCAGGAAGCGGCGCAGGTCGGCAGCGCCTCTGCTCTGAAGGAACGCGATTGGCTGTTTCCGACCTATCGTGACCATGCTGCCGCAATTACCTTCGGCCACTCGCTTCCCCATGTTTTGCTGTATTGGAACGGAAGAATGGAAGGCTGCACCGTTCCAAGCGGGAAACGAATCTTTCCGCCCGCTGTACCGATCGCCACCCAGCTTCCCCATGCTGCGGGGGCGGCTCTTGCTGAGAAACGCAGAGGAACCGGCAATGCTGCCATCGTTTATTTTGGCGATGGGGCGACATCTGAAGGAGATTTCCACGAGGGACTTAATTTTGCGAGTGTTTTTAAATCTCCGGTTGTCTTTTTTAATCAAAATAATCATTTCGCAATTTCCGTGCCGATTGAAAAACAGATGAATTCTAGGACCATAGCTCAGAAGTCTGTTGCCTACGGCATTCCGGGCTACAGAATCGATGGCAATGATATTTTCGCGGTTTATTTTTATACGAAACAGGCTCTCGAACGCGCCAGGCAAGGAGAGGGGCCGACATTGCTTGAGGCCGTGACGTGGAGATACGGTGCCCACACGACAGCAGACGATCCGAAGAAGTACAGAAATCAGGAGGAAAGCCTGAGCAAAAAAAGGACAATCGATCCGCTTCTCCGGCTTGAGCGCTATATGAAAAATGAGGGAATCTGGGAGGACGATTGGGCGAACCTCGTGCAAAAGGAAGCAGAGGAACAGATCGAAGGAGCCGTTGCCGAAATGGAAGCCTTCCCTCCGCCTGATGTCAATGATTTGTTTGACCATGTATTTGCGGAGCCAACCTGGACAATTCGGGAGCAGAAGGAAGAATACATGAACCAAATAAGAGGTGCAGGCCGATGAGCATGGAAATGAGAGTGAAAACAAACAAGCTGACAATGGTTCAGGCTGTTACGGATGGTCTCCGTACGATGCTTCAAAAGAAGGAAGAAGTGGTGCTGCTTGGCGAGGATATCGGGAGCAACGGCGGGGTATTCCGCGCAACCGAAGGGCTGATGGAGGAGTTTGGGGAAGAGCGGGTGATGGATACCCCGCTAAGTGAAGCGGGGCTAATGGGGACTGCAATCGGCATGGCAATCAATGGGATGATTCCAGTAGCGGAGATCCAGTTCCTCGGATTTATCTATCCGGCGTATGAGCAAATCGCAACCCATGCAACCAGAATCCGAATGAGAACGATGGGGAAATACACGGTTCCAATGGTGATCCGAGCTCCGTACGGTGCCGGAATACGGGCGCCGGAAATTCATTCTGACAGCGCAGAAGCCCTGTTTACCCACATGCCTGGAATGAAGGTTGTTTGTCCGTCCACTCCATATGATGCAAAAGGCTTGCTCATCGCAAGCATCGAAGATCCGGATCCCGTTCTCTTCCTTGAACCGTTAAGGCTCTACCGTGCAGGCAAGGAAGAGGTGCCGGAGGGTGAATACAGAGTGGAAATCGGGAAAGCGGCCAGGCGGAGAGAGGGCAGTGACGTGACCCTGATCGCCTGGGGAGCGATGGCAGCCCAGGCCTCCAAGGCTGCCGAGAAGCTTGAGCAGACGGGAGTCAGCTGTGAAGTGATTGATTTAAGAACACTCTATCCGCTGGATAAAGAAACGATAGCAGAATCTGTGCAGAAAACAGGCAGAGCGGTTATCGTTCAGGAAGCACATGCTACCGGGGGACTGGCAAATGACGTGATGGGTGTTATCAATGATACGTCTTTTCTATACCTGCGGGCACCGATTACAAGAGTGAGCGGTTTTGATGTACCTGTTCCATTTTTTTCACTGGAGGAGCACTATCTTCCTGATACGGAACGAATCATTCAGGCGGTTGAAAAAGTCATTCACTATTAAAGGGAGGCGGGTGGAAAGATGCTGGAAGTCAAGCTTCATGATATTGGAGAGGGTATGACAGAGGGAGACATTCTTCACTATTTCGTTAAACACGGAGAGAGAGTCGAACGGGATCAGCCCCTCATCGAAGTGCAAACGGACAAAATGACGGCAGAACTTCCTTCTCCGGGGGCGGGGGTCGTGAAAGAAATTCTTATAGAACCCGGGACAACGGTATCGGTAGGAACGACGCTTCTTGTCATTGAGACGGACGAAGGAGGAGCAGTCCCTATAAAGGAAAGCACTCCTAAGACCCGGCCAGCTTCAGCCAGAGTGCTCGCCACTCCTTTTACGAGAAAGCTTGCAAGGGAAAACCGGATTGATATTGAACAGCTTAAGGGCACCGGACCCGCAGGAAGAGTGACGGATGAAGATGTATTGGGTCTTGCAGCGAAGCAAGAGCAGCCGGAACCGGTGAAGGAAGCGCCTGCGGCAGAAGAAAAACCTGCAGCCGTGCCGGTGACAAAAGGTCAAAAAAAGACCATTCCATTCAAGGGAAGAAGGAAACAAATCGCGAAGAGAATGGTTCATTCCCTCAAAACGATTCCGCATGTTACCCATTTTGAAGAAGTCGATATGACAGAGCTAATGACCTTCAGAAACGAACTGAAGGAAGCGGGCCGCTCCATTTCGGCCGCCGCTTTTTTTATCAAGGCTGCTGCCATGGCATTAAAGGACTTTCCTGTATTCAACGCCAAGCTTGATGAAGAACGGGAAGTCATTGTCCTTGAATCGGAATACAACATCGGCCTTGCCGTTGATTCGCCGGATGGGCTAATCGTACCGGTGCTGCACCAGGTGGAAACGAAATCGATCCTGGAAATTCATAAAGAGATGAAGGAATTGAATGAAAAAGCGAGAGAAAACCGTTTGAGCCGGTCGGAGCTTACGGGCGGAACGTTCACCATCAGCAACGTTGGACCGCTTGGAAGCATAGGAGCCACTCCTGTCATTAATCATCCGGAAACAGGATTAATGGCTTTCCATGCGACAAAGGAAAAGCCTGTTGTCCGAAACGGGGAGATTGTGATTGGTTTAATGATGAACGTTTCCATGTCCTTCGATCACCGGGTCGCGGATGGAGCAGCGGCAGTCGCGTTTACAAACCGGTTTAAAGAACTGATTGAACATCCAAAATTGCTGATTGTGGAGCTGGTGTAATGGTAGTCGGAGAATTGGCTCAGGAAAGAGAACTGGTCATCATCGGCGGGGGTCCCGGAGGCTATACAGCTGCAATCCGGGCTGCACAGCTTGGGAAGGAAGTTACCCTGGTTGAAAAGGGGGACCTAGGCGGTGTTTGCCTAAATCAAGGCTGTATCCCATCGAAGGTGCTCGCCCACGTATCGGCCAAATATGGAGAGCTTTCTAAAATGGGCGGCTTGGGAATCAGCATGTCCCACGTTTCATTTGACCTTTCTCAAACCGCTGAATACAAAAATCAAGTGACAGCCAATTTGAGAAAAGGAGTGGAGGCACTTTG
The Metabacillus sp. FJAT-52054 genome window above contains:
- the paaX gene encoding phenylacetic acid degradation operon negative regulatory protein PaaX, coding for MNTRSMIFTLYGDYIRHYGNEIWIGSLIRLLKEFGHNEQSVRAAISRMNKQGWVTSKKIGNKSHYFLTERGSIRMEEAAKRIFKLSPDQWDGKWRLFIYSIPEEKRAIRDELRKELVWSGFGTMANSCWVSPNELTKEVYALMDKYEIRPYVHFFVSQYDGPHENKKLVEECWDLNEINNRYEAFIAEYSQKYIIDKNKIQKGEMTDAECFVERTKLVHEYRKFLFSDPGLPEELLPEKWLGSHAASLFSSYYRELAEPASRFFEEVFQEGNELTNKDSEYDVFQHPLLVEEK
- a CDS encoding nitronate monooxygenase; amino-acid sequence: MNKLCKILNIEVPIIQGGMGNISNAQLTAAISEAGALGTIGAGTRSPDEVERIILETKERTVRPFAVNIALSVSGHAKEIAGLIVKHKVHAVSLSAGNPAPFTPYFKENGVKVLAVTASVKQARKAEAGGADVVIGEGYEAAGLNSPLETTTLTLIPQLVDAVQIPVVAAGGIGDGRALAAMLALGAEGVQMGTRFIATKEAPFSPLYKERLLEADDAGTMIIGRSVGRVRRVLKNSYTGLIIEREREGMTLEEYNKQTNEDFHIAGAIHGNEQKGYWNSGQIAGLIKEVPSVKDLILGMKEEMERTIGRLGAYRVESKSAE
- a CDS encoding ABC transporter substrate-binding protein produces the protein MGKKTKVWLGMAVAAGLMLSGCGNKEGASGETGGDGAGKTYKIGVTQIVEHPSLDDAYKGFKKALEDKGIKAEFDVKNAQGDASTNTTIATTLVSQKPDLIFANSTPSSQAALSATKDIPIIFSSVTDPVGAELVASLDKPGSNVTGTIDSHPEAIPSTMKFIKEELGGKKVGMLYNAGEQNSVSQVESVKKVMGELGLEPVTASVSTTADVKQAAESLAGKVDAFYIVTDNTVISAIESVVSVSNDKKIPLLTADLDSLKRGAFAAYGFQYYDIGYQAGEMAAQVLEGKKPGEIPVEVPGKLKLMMNKKAAEAMGIKIKPEWDKMAEYTE
- a CDS encoding ABC transporter permease produces the protein MFSALFGSVELGIIYAIMALGVYLSFRVLDFPDLTVDGSFVTGASVAAAMIVLGFNPVAATAASIAAGFAAGCMTGVLHTKGKINPLLSGILMMIALYSINLRIMGTTSETSIGVPNIPLLNSETIFTAISDFTKNIGIDAPLNSLLSSVGLGGSLPSGWGILLFMLIVTFFIKWLTDRFLKTETGLAIRATGDNQRMIRSFSANTDSLIILGLGLSNALVALSGALVAQYAKFSDIGMGIGMIIIGLASVIIGEAIFGTKTIARTTLAVIGGAVIYRIVISLSLQVEGLDTGDLKLITAVIVIFALIMPKVMEQRRQKKRKARRYKERMQDLHGVNGEGEAIAASKAD
- a CDS encoding ABC transporter ATP-binding protein; the protein is MLHLKQINKIFNEGTLDEKIALDSINLSLEKGDFVTIIGSNGAGKSTVMNVISGVLPPDTGIVEIEGKDVTALPEYKRSKLIGRVFQDPMAGTAPSMTIEENLAMAYSRNKKRGFGTAVTKKRRDFFKESLESLHLGLEDRMNAKVGMLSGGERQALSLLMATFTEPSILLLDEHTAALDPSRAELITNLTREIVSKYELTTLMVTHNMQQALDLGNRLIMMDKGQIILSVDEEKKKELTIEKLMSEFQRIRGEQMANDRALLNA
- a CDS encoding thioesterase, which codes for MKKGMELGCQAVCEVMVTPDMFAQFEGKVVHPVYSTVSMVHSMEWASRKIILPFLEDWEEGMGASVKLKHIAPAGEGSLVRVVATLVKKERNLVYTDVEAYTNNRLIGKGEVVQVILQKEEISSKIQQALEGGRK
- a CDS encoding Glu/Leu/Phe/Val dehydrogenase, which produces MKAFTLLEERGTAGMDVFAKISGHEQVVFCNDPHTGLKAIIAIHNTTLGPALGGCRMLPYANIDEAMNDVLRLSKGMTYKCAAADVDFGGGKSVILGDPLTDKSPEMFRAFGQFVESLKGRFYTGTDMGTTPEDFVHASKETRCIVGIPEEYGGSGDSSVPTSLGVIYGIKATNKAVWGDDALQGRTYAIQGLGKVGFKVAERLLEEGADVFVTDINEAAIELLNQKAKGLPGSVRVVKGDEIYAVDADVFVPCALGGILNDHTIGMLKVKAVAGSSNNQLEREEHGGDLWRRGILYAPDYIVNAGGLIQVADELYGPNKQRVLTKTKAIYTSLLEVYKHSEDRSICTAEAADLFCEQRIEARKNRSSFFTADQKPKWNVKR
- the pdhA gene encoding pyruvate dehydrogenase (acetyl-transferring) E1 component subunit alpha produces the protein MENGFEMIQIMDENGNLVNEEFKSYISESLTKEMYEKMILVRTFDRKAISLQRQGRLGTYAPFEGQEAAQVGSASALKERDWLFPTYRDHAAAITFGHSLPHVLLYWNGRMEGCTVPSGKRIFPPAVPIATQLPHAAGAALAEKRRGTGNAAIVYFGDGATSEGDFHEGLNFASVFKSPVVFFNQNNHFAISVPIEKQMNSRTIAQKSVAYGIPGYRIDGNDIFAVYFYTKQALERARQGEGPTLLEAVTWRYGAHTTADDPKKYRNQEESLSKKRTIDPLLRLERYMKNEGIWEDDWANLVQKEAEEQIEGAVAEMEAFPPPDVNDLFDHVFAEPTWTIREQKEEYMNQIRGAGR
- a CDS encoding alpha-ketoacid dehydrogenase subunit beta; this translates as MEMRVKTNKLTMVQAVTDGLRTMLQKKEEVVLLGEDIGSNGGVFRATEGLMEEFGEERVMDTPLSEAGLMGTAIGMAINGMIPVAEIQFLGFIYPAYEQIATHATRIRMRTMGKYTVPMVIRAPYGAGIRAPEIHSDSAEALFTHMPGMKVVCPSTPYDAKGLLIASIEDPDPVLFLEPLRLYRAGKEEVPEGEYRVEIGKAARRREGSDVTLIAWGAMAAQASKAAEKLEQTGVSCEVIDLRTLYPLDKETIAESVQKTGRAVIVQEAHATGGLANDVMGVINDTSFLYLRAPITRVSGFDVPVPFFSLEEHYLPDTERIIQAVEKVIHY
- a CDS encoding dihydrolipoamide acetyltransferase family protein, with translation MLEVKLHDIGEGMTEGDILHYFVKHGERVERDQPLIEVQTDKMTAELPSPGAGVVKEILIEPGTTVSVGTTLLVIETDEGGAVPIKESTPKTRPASARVLATPFTRKLARENRIDIEQLKGTGPAGRVTDEDVLGLAAKQEQPEPVKEAPAAEEKPAAVPVTKGQKKTIPFKGRRKQIAKRMVHSLKTIPHVTHFEEVDMTELMTFRNELKEAGRSISAAAFFIKAAAMALKDFPVFNAKLDEEREVIVLESEYNIGLAVDSPDGLIVPVLHQVETKSILEIHKEMKELNEKARENRLSRSELTGGTFTISNVGPLGSIGATPVINHPETGLMAFHATKEKPVVRNGEIVIGLMMNVSMSFDHRVADGAAAVAFTNRFKELIEHPKLLIVELV